One Cynocephalus volans isolate mCynVol1 chromosome 5, mCynVol1.pri, whole genome shotgun sequence DNA window includes the following coding sequences:
- the LOC134377955 gene encoding histone H2A type 1, with the protein MSGRGKQGGKARAKAKTRSSRAGLQFPVGRVHRLLRKGNYAERVGAGAPVYLAAVLEYLTAEILELAGNAARDNKKTRIIPRHLQLAIRNDEELNKLLGKVTIAQGGVLPNIQAVLLPKKTESHHKAKGK; encoded by the coding sequence ATGTCTGGACGTGGTAAGCAAGGCGGCAAAGCCCGCGCCAAGGCCAAGACCCGCTCTTCCCGGGCCGGGCTCCAGTTCCCCGTGGGCCGTGTGCACCGCCTGCTCCGCAAGGGCAACTACGCCGAGCGGGTCGGAGCCGGCGCGCCGGTGTACCTGGCGGCGGTGCTGGAGTATCTGACGGCCGAGATTCTGGAGCTGGCTGGCAACGCGGCCCGCGACAACAAGAAGACGCGCATCATCCCGCGCCACCTGCAGCTGGCCATCCGCAACGACGAGGAGCTCAACAAGCTGCTGGGTAAAGTCACCATCGCTCAGGGCGGCGTCCTGCCCAACATCCAGGCCGTGCTGCTGCCCAAGAAGACCGAGAGTCACCATAAGGCCAAGGGAAAGTAG
- the LOC134377944 gene encoding histone H2B type 1-N, which translates to MPEPSKSAPAPKKGSKKAVTKAQKKDGKKRKRSRKESYSVYVYKVLKQVHPDTGISSKAMGIMNSFVNDIFERIAGEASRLAHYNKRSTITSREIQTAVRLLLPGELAKHAVSEGTKAVTKYTSSK; encoded by the coding sequence ATGCCTGAGCCCTCAAAGTCAGCTCCGGCCCCGAAGAAAGGCTCCAAGAAGGCGGTGACCAAGGCGCAGAAGAAGGACGGCAAGAAGCGCAAGCGCAGCCGCAAGGAGAGCTACTCCGTGTACGTGTACAAGGTGCTGAAGCAGGTCCACCCCGACACCGGCATCTCGTCCAAGGCCATGGGCATCATGAACTCCTTCGTGAACGACATCTTCGAGCGCATCGCGGGGGAGGCGTCGCGGCTGGCGCATTACAACAAGCGCTCGACCATCACCTCCAGGGAGATCCAGACGGCCGTGCGCCTGCTGCTGCCCGGGGAGCTGGCCAAGCACGCCGTGTCCGAGGGCACCAAGGCCGTCACCAAGTACACCAGCTCCAAGTGA
- the LOC134377946 gene encoding histone H2B type 1-H-like: protein MPDPAKSAPAPKKGSKKAVTKAQKKDGKKRKRSRKESYSVYVYKVLKQVHPDTGISSKAMGIMNSFVNDIFERIAGEASRLAHYNKRSTITSREIQTAVRLLLPGELAKHAVSEGTKAVTKYTSAK from the coding sequence ATGCCAGATCCTGCGAAATCCGCTCCTGCCCCGAAGAAGGGCTCCAAGAAGGCGGTGACCAAGGCGCAGAAGAAGGACGGCAAGAAGCGCAAGCGCAGCCGCAAGGAGAGCTACTCCGTGTACGTGTACAAGGTGCTGAAGCAGGTCCACCCCGACACCGGCATCTCGTCCAAGGCCATGGGCATCATGAACTCCTTCGTGAACGACATCTTCGAGCGCATCGCGGGGGAGGCGTCGCGGCTGGCGCATTACAACAAGCGCTCGACCATCACCTCCAGGGAGATCCAGACGGCCGTGCGCCTGCTGCTGCCCGGGGAGCTGGCCAAGCACGCCGTGTCCGAGGGCACCAAGGCCGTCACCAAGTACACCAGCGCCAAGTGA
- the LOC134377938 gene encoding histone H2A type 1, with protein sequence MSGRGKQGGKARAKAKTRSSRAGLQFPVGRVHRLLRKGNYAERVGAGAPVYLAAVLEYLTAEILELAGNAARDNKKTRIIPRHLQLAIRNDEELNKLLGKVTIAQGGVLPNIQAVLLPKKTESHHKAKGK encoded by the coding sequence ATGTCTGGACGCGGGAAACAAGGCGGCAAAGCTCGGGCTAAGGCCAAGACCCGCTCTTCTCGGGCAGGACTCCAATTCCCCGTGGGCCGTGTGCACCGCCTGCTCCGCAAGGGCAACTACGCCGAGCGGGTCGGAGCCGGCGCGCCGGTGTACCTGGCGGCGGTGCTGGAGTATCTGACCGCCGAgatcctggagctggcgggcaacgCGGCCCGCGACAACAAGAAGACGCGCATCATCCCGCGCCACCTGCAGCTGGCCATCCGCAACGACGAGGAGCTCAACAAACTGCTGGGTAAAGTCACCATCGCTCAGGGCGGCGTCCTGCCCAACATCCAGGCCGTGCTGCTGCCCAAGAAGACCGAGAGTCACCATAAGGCCAAGGGCAAGTAG
- the H1-5 gene encoding histone H1.5 has translation MSETAPAETATPAPVEKSPAKKKSKKSAGAGAAKRKATGPPVSELITKAVAASKERNGLSLAALKKALAAGGYDVEKNNSRIKLGLKSLVSKGTLVQTKGTGASGSFKLNKKAASGEAKPKAKKVGAAKAKKPAGATPKKPKKAAGAKKAVKKTPKKAKKPAAAGVKKVAKSPKKAKSAAKPKKSAKSPAKPKAVKPKAAKPKAAKPKAAKPKAAKAKKAAPKKK, from the coding sequence ATGTCGGAAACCGCTCCAGCTGAGACGGCCACCCCGGCTCCAGTAGAGAAATCCCCCgccaaaaagaaaagtaagaagtCTGCCGGCGCAGGCGCAGCTAAGCGCAAGGCGACCGGGCCCCCAGTCTCCGAGCTGATCACTAAGGCTGTGGCCGCTTCCAAAGAGCGCAATGGCCTCTCTTTGGCCGCTCTGAAGAAAGCGCTAGCGGCTGGTGGCTACGACGTGGAGAAGAACAACAGCCGCATTAAACTTGGCCTCAAGAGCCTGGTGAGCAAGGGCACCCTGGTGCAGACCAAGGGCACCGGCGCCTCGGGCTCCTTCAAGCTCAACAAGAAGGCGGCCTCCGGGGAAGCCAAGCCCAAAGCCAAGAAGGTGGGCGCAGCAAAAGCGAAGAAGCCCGCTGGGGCCACTCCTAAGAAGCCCAAGAAGGCTGCAGGAGCGAAGAAGGCAGTGAAGAAGACGCCGAAGAAAGCCAAGAAGCCCGCGGCGGCTGGCGTTAAGAAAGTGGCCAAGAGCCCTAAGAAGGCAAAATCCGCGGCGAAACCCAAGAAGTCGGCAAAGAGTCCCGCCAAGCCCAAGGCAGTGAAGCCGAAAGCGGCCAAACCCAAAGCCGCCAAGCCGAAGGCAGCAAAGCCCAAAGCTGCGAAGGCGAAGAAGGCGGCTCCCAAAAAGAAGTAG